Genomic DNA from Prunus persica cultivar Lovell chromosome G1, Prunus_persica_NCBIv2, whole genome shotgun sequence:
TGgacttttatatatttcaaatttcattcttTCTATTACGATAATTAATtggctttttttcttccaaattagAAAGGAAAGGATGAAAATTCACGCACACAAGTACTATGAAAAGAATCTTGAACCTATGAATTATGGAAGGAAGCTTGAACCTTAAACCACTTGGTAGCACACTAAAAACCTAAATTATAATCCGACTAACACCCCATTAGTGATAGTCAAATGCCATTTAACTCGTAGTAGGAAAATCATAAAGTTTATCGTTTTTGAAGTTTAACGAAACattgtttttgtgttgataATATTATGCTTGGTAACAATCAAAATTATATTGTTTCAAGAGATATATAGAACGCTGCATGTAAGGGATTAACGTAATAAATCAATTCATCATGACTAGTAATTTCAAAGACAATGAAGGCTAACTCCATTCAATTCAAAcataattagaaaacaatggaaaatgatacAAACCATTGGATGCATGCCTCAAAGAGACAACCCAACAATTACAACTAGAGACCGAATATAATAAAGTCGAAAAAAACAAGGACAAACCCCTAATAGGCCTAATTAACAAAAGACCATTCTACTAATCAGATAGCTAGCCATGCATGCAAAGCAATGaaatatttagaaaaaaagTGATCAAGGACATGGAAGAATGCCACCAGCTCCACCACCAACTCCACCGCCAGCAGCACCACCCACACCACCTAAACCGCCAGCTCCACCAGCTCCACCTAACCCGCCAATACCGCCAACTCCACCGGTACCGCCACCTAACCCCCCAAGACCGCCGTGACCAGCACCACCACCTAACCCCCCAAGACCGCCGAGACCGCcagcaccaccaccaacacctCCAATACCTCCTACTCCCCCAACACCTCCAATTCCACCAGCTTTGCCAATCCCGCCACCAATTCCACCAAGAATAGGCATCACACCGCCAACTCCAGCCCATCCTCCCATCCCAGCAAACCCACCAACGCCGCCATATATGAAGTTCTTCATGTCACCAAGGCCAGTAGGTGACTCTGCCGTTGGTGCACTTGCATGCACAACCACGGTTTGCTCATTATGGCTAACATGGTCATCTCCAGGAACCTTACGTGCACTGCTTGCATGCAATAGTGCTGATGACAAAGCAAGCACCAAAACGACACGCCACATCTCCATCTTTGATcactctcgctctctctctctctctctaaactcTCTAACTCACACTTGGTGTTGCTCTCTTTGAACGACACCTGAGGGGTTTGTGCATGGTTTATATAGGGGAGGGATGAAGAGGTGCGAAGGTCGGGGACAGTTGAGGGtaattaataaagagttgtAGTAATTAATGGAGAGGAGCATGCGACTTGGTGCTGTTTCAATGGTCTCGAGAAgggaaatgaaaatgaatgaGAGCTTTGAATTTGGGATCAGATCGATTGAGAAGTTAGGTGGAatcaaaagaagagaaaaattgaAGGAAGTGAATTAATGTCATGTCATTCTTGCGCATTGCCAAATTTGGTGGTGTTGTGACTTGTGTGCGTCTCTTGCAATGTCACTAGGTTTACTACATCGGAAGATAAAAATGGTAGTTTGTTATGACTTATTTAAATGGTtgggaatttttatttaaagaaaatttatttaattcaatatactttagtttttttttatttgaaattcttaattcagaaaatgattaaaaagtccattataaaaaacaaaatgttaaaatggtcCAGTGCCTTCAACATTGGATAAACCGATCCAGTTACTGTTCAACAATAACATGAAATAACTCCTACGTCACTGTCGGACAGTGACACGAGAGTTGTTCAGTGTCAGTCTCAGTGAGTGACATAAGAGTTATTTCATGCTACTGTCGAATAGTGACTGGACCAATTTGTCCAATTTTGGAGGCGCTAGACCATTTTGTCTTTGTGCCCTCCTATTTGTCGTTATATGGTAAAACCCCTTCTTAATTCAAACCCTTGTGTGCAAATATAATTGCCAAACAAATAGATTTAGTTATAAAATTAAGGAAGAAAATGTTGAGAGAAGTGATATTCTAAAGATAAAGTTTCACAATGTATATTCACATTTCATCTTTGGTAGagccacctatttataggcttaaaCACATTACAAGTTaggagatttttattttattttattttattttttggagaaATTCTATggttgcattcataattcagccaaaaaagtcAGTAGCCACAAAaggccaatacaaactagccacaaaagggtcattacaataacggagcagtctaatatcaaaattaagaaaatcaggtATGTTTCCACTAACGATTAGGcaagatcgaagaaactctagcataggcatcccaactaagattgcaaacttagaataataaaaaaaggataaagcttgaaaaaaaccaagtcataacaatacaaataaaactctcacaaatgagagatgaaaaactctcacaaaatgagaggtgaaaactacacagagaatCCAAAGAGTCTttgcaacttattccaaacataaagaaattgcaaaaaagatggtggtggagatctgACGCCGAAATGCAGGTGAAGATCTGACGCTGAGCAGCAACCGCCTATAATGGTTGgataaaaattataacaaaactaagacaaatagggaaaaccctttgtctctgaaaatgggggaagaggtgaaaggaggaagagaggaagagaagaggggagaggggagaggggggaagaacaatggcttcctcccccctcaaagtggaaaaggctctaagagtgttttttgggagaaatGAGGCTAGGGTTTCCCAAGAAATGCGTGTTTAGGAGATTAAACACCATcatttataatatacatacaggTTACAagcactaattacaaatacttattGCATAAGTTACATAGAATTCAAGAGTGGAATactaagaggtatggtggtcatccatcAACTCATGGATTTACAACACTCCTCTTTGGATGTCCACCATCAATGACATAGTTGCCTCCTTAAAACATTGcttgaaaaacccaatgggacaaaaccaaagtgaagggaaaaaaagtgcAAATTCTTTTGAATCATTGATACATGGTGTTGGATGCGATTATTATGCatcgttaaaaccttgttaGGAAAAACCACATGGTATTAAAATGTGGTCTAATAGCACATTGCGCATATGTCCGATGTAGTAGAACTTCGATGCTCCCCATGATTGATATCTCCCTCTGGTCTTTAATAACTTCTTGCATATAGACTTCAAAAGAGTAGCTTTAGTAAAAAGGTTCTCCAGATTATCTTGTGAAGGAATTTGTTTGACTCCAATCTCTTGGCTTTTTGAAGCTATGGCACCCTTGATGAACACTTCTTTGATTTaagcaatacaagcaacattATCTTCATACATTATTCAAGTAGCAAATAAGGCTAttcaaattgccacataggtcaacaaatttcaattttaggaGTTTTATTTGCTAcaattggagatgctcttacaaGTTAGGAAATTGAAcatcatcatttacaatatacttATAGGTTATAATCACTAATTAGTGCATAGATTACATAAATACAAGGGTgtaatattaagaggtatggtggtcatccaccatcTCATGCATTTActacaaatttcaaatttaggaGATTTGAAATGAAgagatttaaaatatatagatTTGGAAATTCAATTCCAAATTCAATCTTGCATCCAAGTATGgctaatttaatctaatttatgGAACtgagaatttgaattttggtgtaagagcatctccaacagTAGTAGTAAATAAAACTCTTTAAATTGAAGTTTGTTAACCTACGTGACAATTTGAAAAGCCTTATTTTCTACTTGAATCATTTTTGCTCCAATAgactcttcaattcaattaatgcaatatcatgaaaaagaatgaaaaatatgaaaacatgtgaaaaatgtctatgtatttattttatttatttttttgagagaaaaatgtctatatatttattatataaaaagaaaaaatgcatgtttttaacattttcaaggtaggttttgttttctcgAAGTAAAATCAAGTTAGGTTTCATAGGCcctgtttggttcatgggaaatgAAGCTTGGGGATgggaaatcaattgctttcccatgtttggacATGGGAAATCATTGCTTGGCACATAGGAAAGTAGGGAGGAAAGTGAAGTCATCCTCCCTCCTTGGGTTTTACTTTCCCTTCTCATGGGAAAGTAAGGCCAGCATTAAATGCACTTTTTTTCTGACTAATTTGTCCTTactaataatttataattacagTTTTATCCAACAGCTATTAgtattcctttttgttttttgttttttttttaattcataacttatttttcatatttttaataggGTACAATTGggaaactaaacaaaatttgctttccattcctactgaagacaaacatgggaaattaaataaagtgatattttcGGGTTACTTTTCAGgcattaccaaacatgggaaatgaatCACTATTTCCCATCTTTTgagaaatgacatgggaaatgatttcCCATCAAATCCATTCCGTGAATCAAACGGGGCCTAAGGGGCATGGATATCCACTTATTAGGGCAACTCTATTACTATACCTTTAGAATaatggaattaaaaaaaaatctagacAACAATAACCCAATAATAATGTACATAGAAGATATAGCAAGTGGTTGACAGTGAGATATGATTCCTTAAAAGCttaggagaattgaaggatgaaaaaatattgggcATAATTGCATGAGTCAGCCTAGGATTATGTTTCCTTAATTAGATCTTCTCCTAATCATATAAATAACATCACCATTCACTGTTGGCTCGTCATTGCAAGGAGTTGAAGTCAAAAGCAAAGAGAAATGGCCGGTGGGTATTTTTGCATCATTGCCAAGAAGTTAATCATTTTGCTGGTTGTCATCGCCATGGTCTTCTCTTCACTTGGTATGTTGAAATTTGGAAATCATATACAATGTTCGAACATTACTTCTTGCTACAAATTAAATTCGTTTTAAATTGCTAATTAACgatatgttttaatttttggattGTTTCAGGAATGGCCGACTTGCAATGTCGAGCAAAATGTGAAGACCAGCCTGATTGCAATGCGTTTTGCCAGAGAATTGGTTTCAAGGGAGGGGACTGCCAGCCACCACTTTATcagttttgttgttgtgaaacATAATGTCTCACTTCAGAATTGCCAGTCTATATGAGGACTGGCTTACAGGGATACAGAGAGGGCATCCCATACAGAATCTCATCCTAGCATCACTCttttgaataaattattatGACAATTATGCTTAATCGGTCTACAAATTAATGAATAAGATTCTTTACTCAAtcatttgcttcttcttttttttgtgatGCAAGTGATATTCTAAATTACTCTAATCTAttgattcttcttttcttgtgaTAGAAGCGATATTCTAAATTACTATAATCTACAAGGAACGGTTAAATTTGAGTGCAAGGGGACGAGCTCAATACCTTGGCCAACTGACTTAACTCACATATATGCATTTActctttttctcttaaaacaataattaaaagattgATGCAAatgacccactagtgtagtggtttggagtatttattCTCTCAGGCAAAGTCCTAGGTTCGAGTCTTAGCATTCGTGttatgtgtgagtttagtatattatcgccCCTCTAAAGAAAGatactcaaaaaaaaaaaaaagattgatgTTCCACTGTGATTTGcttcttaatttgtttgagCCCAATAAATAGTCATTTCGTTGCCATCTCCAATGCAACACCAAAATTCTCACACTCAAGTTCTTCTCTGTGGGTCTAAAAGTGATTGGACCTAAGATTACAATTTGTTTTTGCCCACATCTCAACTCAAACTCTTGAAATTTTAGAGATATAATGGTTCAAAAGTTGTATCATAacttctaaaaaaatatatataatgccaCCAATCcgctccatatatatatatatgaattcaAAGATTGACACCATGAAACAGAAGCACCTAACATTACTCCTGGAAAGTCTACCAGAGTGCCCAGAATAGAAGACTCCATTTTGACATTAACAGCCATTCGACCACAAAATAGAGAAATATGCTCAATTTGTGACACAACATGTTAAGGAATTGAAATGTGGCAACATAGTTAATTCCTCTTCCCCCAAGTGTTATATAAGTAATCCGAGATCAAGACCAACCAAAGATTTAACTACTTTCTGCAAGTGAACCCCTAaccataaaaacaaacaatatgcAAAAGATGTCATCCTTGAAGCTCATGGCAAAGCTCTCTGCAGCCCTCCCAACCAAAACAATAACTGACAGAGGCGCTCTTACCAGCCTAAGCACTAGAGTTTTTGTCACTGCTGCCACAAGACCTTTGCAAGTGAGTTCTAATTCATGTTTCGAATTCGTAGCCAAATTTTGGGATGCGATATCAATCAACAATACCCAGTACATTGTCGATAActgattaaatatttatgaCATTGTCGGTAGCAGACTAGCAGTTATTGTAGATTGGTCAATAACCTTGTAAAAATTATGGTAAGAACATCAAAATAATGCCCCTCTTTGTGTCACTGGCTGGACACTTGCTATTTGTTACAATAAGATTGGCCTTTTAAATGATGCTAccagataaatttttgtatGTGGCGATAATCTTGCCACGTGGTGATTTCAACCTACCCAAAATTATAACACGCAATACTAACAtgtttaaactttaaattatagtattaataaatatacacTTGTTATAATATGAGTAACATTGAAAATTTAATGGCTTTTATTGTATAAAGGTGTGGATCAtgttagagcatctccaaccgaTGTGTCAAAAGTGCCATGTAAACATTTAACGGctagaaataacatctcacatcactCCAACCGATATGTCAAAGCTGATGTGGAATGAAGGCTAGaggttgagatgttatttttgacatcccaacagcaagatgtcaaatgaatattttattattatttctttagctatcaaatttaaatttaatgtttggtatttgacatctcctttgaagatgctcttatatatatgttatgctGCTTAACAAAGTTTTGGTGAACCACAGTCCAAGAAGGAGGACGACGAGGCAGATGCATGTGAAAAGACGAAAGAAGCAGCAGATGCAGTCAAAGATGGAGCCAAAGAAGTAAGACATACCTGTGAATTCATGAGAGACACTGTCGAAAAGACTACCAAAACAGTAAGGCTCAATACCCACTCACACAAACTAATCATGCTTGAATGAGTAGGAGCACTACGATTCCAGAGACAAATGAATGGATCGgttttaaatctaaaatttgcTTCTGAGACTTGAATTTCTCTCTAACCTAAGGAAAAAACTGAGTTTTTACGCTAACTAATTGACTATTTAGTTCACATCTTATAAGGATCACGAATGTGATTTCACATCcaaattgtttatttttcaaataccTCAATGATCATAgtttcttggaaaaaaaattagtccAATTAGAAATTATTTAGCTATTTAATTATCATAATGGTAACTCATGTTTACAATAATCtctcaaataaataaagcctTCATTTAACACAAGGGCATTAATCCAGTGAAAAGAGGAGGGGGGgttgagtttatttttttttttttggccaaggAATAGGGTGTTTATTTAACCCAAGATGTAAGCTTGTGCGTTTTACCTTTGAGCAGaccttattaaaaaaaaacacgttgttatttatttattttgtgagaAGTTAAAACAATGCATGCATTCAGCACTTATCAATATGAATTGAACTATGAAACCATTTGTTCTTAAAGTTGTGAACGTTTTGGAGATCAGATTACCAAAATGGCCAAAGATACGACAGAGAAGATATCTGAAACAGCAGATAACATCACAGACAAAACAAAGGGCACAGTCTCAGGCGCATGGGGAGTGGCCAAGAACACTACTGAGATTATCAAGGACAAAGTAGTGGGCAAGTGAAAAACAGAGCATGAAGACCATCAACAACTAATAAGTTAATTTAATCCACATTTTCttcatgtatgtatgtatgtatgtatgtatgttcCATCATTTGATGTGAGTTTCTTTATATACTAGCATTCTGAAATTACAAACCTGACTTATTTCGaagaaatgaattttatttttattgttttattttttatcttccacatctttcttttttttttttggttacaaggAGGGCCTAAGCCCGacaaaaacacaaaggagACCTACACTGGGACAAGCCTCGCAGTGGTTCCCCTAGAAGAGTCATTAGCCAAGAGGCTAACAAtagaaggaggaggaagatCAATAACATGAAAACCCAAACTGGAATTTTGACCCAAGTGAGCCATATGGTCCGCAGCAGAGTTTTGCTCTCTATAGATGTGATAGATGGTGCACTCCCAGTCACGCAAGAGCAAGTCTTTGCAGCAATGGATGATGCTAGAAAGGGGGTGGTTAGTTCCAGTTTCTCCATTAATAAGAGAGACAGCAGTGAGAGAGTCACATTCCATCTGAATTCTTCGGATACCTTCGTTCCACGTGAGGAGCAAGCCTCTGAAGACTCCCCAAAGCTCCGCTTCTAGGATACTGCCACATCCCAGCTTCGTAACAAACCCCTTAACCCAAACCCCATCTTCCACATCTTTCCTTCTTGTTACAAAGCACCATGGCTCTCAACTCTGTAACAAAAGGCAAAAGCTAGTACTTATATCTCATGTCACTTAATTTCCTTCTACAGTGTGCATAGATTCAATAGGAAACttatgtgtttatatgtgtAAGTCAAGCGGCCAATATTAAAGCTTTGGGGAGCTTTTCTTGATCCTTGGTCCTTGCTTCACCCTGAAGAAGAGTATCAAACACCCACTGGATTTCAGTATATCTCATCACTttctaataatatatataaaaaaattggtcaTTCTGTTAGAGGTGCTGTTTTGCTGGAATTGTACAATGTGTTGGTTTTCAGTCTTCATTCTCTATGGGGTGTTTTATTTTCAGCTATTAAATTTGAAAGATCATTTCTCATCAGCTGAACTGCAATTGAGAGTTCATAAAGCTGTTCATGGGCTACATTGATTCTGTATATTTTCCCACAGTTTTTGCATCTTAAGCAGGACAGATTTTTCGTTCCAGTAAAATGTTCACCCTCCAGACCATCTGGCCCTAAACACTGTTCCTGCTAGTAATTGCTTGATTCAGTGCATTATGGTGTCCCTGTTGTCAATCTCTTTATGCTTTAAAAGACCCCTCACATAGGAATGGTGCTCCAACTGTCAATCTTTGTTTGTCTTTTAAAAGCCCTTCACATGTACTAAtaagctttctctctctctctctctctctctgagagTCAGATTGGCAAGAAtgatacaaaaaaagaattgtCCTAGCAGTCAGTACAGTAAAGgcatgaaaatatttaaatctTTCACTGGCTCTGGGGAACTAAACAATAAAAGATTGCTTAGCACTTAGAAATCATTTGAATTTAGATGCCCATaagaatgaaaaatcaattaatAGTGCAAAGTCTTTTACAAGACACACAGTGTCCTTCAGTGAAATTGCAGAGGTCCTTTTGTGCAGAAAGCCCTGGCTGTATAAAAGCAGCACATCAGTCTAACATCTTTGGAAAGGTACACTGAGTGCATAATTGGGAATCAATTCTTTCATACTTGTTACTAACTAGGGAATGAGGAAAAGTGAAACATAAAGTCCAGGGCCCATTATTCTACCACACATGCAAGGAATCAGAGAGCCAGCTCATTTTGGGACCTACCCAACAGAATTTTAATTGGTCAAATCATGAATGATCTTTCAGTCTCCTCTCCTTGAATGTTAACTAAGATTCTATCCTTCCTAGAGAAATCTCTTatttgaattgatttgattatctATGTCCAAAATATGAATGATTTGAGTACTAACAACTAATGGCTTTATTTTGCTTCTCTGCATTTGATTATAACAAATATcaaccttttcttctttacatcaaTAACACAAAGAGTTTTGAAACTGAAGAAACTAAAAACATCACAATCTTCTGCTCTGTATAACTTATTACTTGAAACCCATTTTTGCACTAGAGGAAGATGAGTAAAGTAGTGTGGATGCTGAAAAACTTGTGTTGTTGCTTTTGCCAAACAAGCTTTTCATTGCTGctgctgatgatgatgctAAAACTCCAGTAGAGTTCTTATTTTCTCGAGCATCATTTGCCGGAGATCCTTTGAGAAGCACATCAACCTTGGCATATTCCTCCCTTTCATGTTTAATTTCCTTTAGCATTGCTGCCACATCTTTCATAGTTGGTCTTTCATCAGGGGTTGAGTTTACACATAACAAGGCTATGCCTAATGCTTGCATCATTTCCTCTATCTCTGATTCTGGTCTAGATAGTAGGCTTGGGTCAAGGACTTCAATGCTTCCCCTCTTCTGTCTTACCCAATCCACTACATGTAGCCCATCTGGTATTGTTGGATCTATTGGTTGCTTCCCTGTCAAGACTTCCAGCACCACAACACCATAGCTATAAACATCACTCTTCTCTGTGATCTTCATCATGTATCCATATTCTGAAAAGGAGCTGTGAAGTTAGCTCGAGTACCTAATTGGCTTAAATCATGCATTTATAAGTGATCATTAACATGAAAATCATATGATTGTTTGtgaattttaaacaaaatggcATAACAAAGTAATCAAGTTAAGAGAAACATGAAACTATGGAGTTTAACATGAAACTAACTGTATGTGATTAGAGAAGAACACTTACCAGGAGCAATGTACCCATAAGAACCAGCAACTGTGTTGGAGGACCGAGCAAAATCCCCATCGTCAACGAGTTTGGCTAGGCCAAAATCAGCAATATAAGGCTCAAACTCAAGGCCAATGAGGATGTTATTGGCCTTGATATCCCTGTGAACAATCGGAGGAACACAATCATGGTGCAAATAGGCAATGCCTTGGGCAGCACCCAACAATATTTGGTACCTAACTTCCCATTCAAAGGCATGTCCTGTCCTCTCATGGAGAATACTTCCCAAGCTTCCATTTGGCATGTAATCATACATGAGCAATCTTGTGTGCTTGTTCCAGCAACAACCAAGGAATCTAACAATGTTCTTGTGACGGATTGAGCCAAGTGTTTTGACTTCCGCTGAGAATGAATCGCGAACTCCACATTTTTCATCATTACAACATCCATTGTCTGCAGCAACTGTTGTTGGCCAGAGCTTCTTCACTGCAATGACTTCACCATTGTCCATATCAGCGCGATAAACAACCCCAGAACACCCTTTTCCTATTACATTGGCATCCACTAAGCATCTAAGCACTTGCTCAACTGAGAAATTGAGCTTCTGGAATGGAGTAAATTGCCAAGCCCATGAGTTCCCCAATTCTGAATCATCGTCGTCTCTAATATCTCTTCGAGCTCTAATCACTGCAATGATCCCCATAACCACCATTGCAACTGTCAGGGTGATCAGCAATGCAATTGCTAGCTTAAGCCTCCGTGACCGCCTTAtgtcattttgatttcttgttAGTCCTGTGCTGCCAACATCACTCAAGAAACACGAGTCCCGGTTGGAAGAACAAAGGCCTTCATTTCCAGCCAAGTCCATTGGTGATAACTGTCTGAAAAGTTTGTTGTCTGGAAGATAGCCGGTGAGCTTATTGTAAGACACATTAAGAGAGACAAGATTTTCAAGCCCAGCAAGTGGACTCAAATCTCCATCAAGCTGGTTATGTGAAAGGTCTAGTATGGAAAGCTTGTTGAGTGCTGATATTTGAGGTGGGATGGGCCCAGAGAGTCCATTGCAGCTCAAATTCAAAGCAATTTCAAGGGCTTCAATCCTACCAAGTTCCACTGGAATGGTGCCAGTGAGCTTGTTGCTGCTAAGGTCAAGCAATTGCAGACTCGAACACAGGCCAAGTGATGAAGGTATTGATCCAGAGAACGAATTCCTGCTTAGAATGAGCTTGTTCAATGAAGCAAGACGAGCCAAGCTTGCTGGTATCTGGCCAGAAAATTGATTAACTGATACATCCAAGACTTGAAGTCCTGATAGTGAGGACAATGTATTAGGCAATGGACCGTCTAAAGTATTGTTGCTGATGTCTATCATTTGTAGCTCTGTGCAACTCCCAATCTCATCAGGCACTGACCCGGAAAGGCGATTCCCAGACAGATCAAGAAAGTTCAAGCTCCTAAGGTCTCCAATAGCTATAGGAATCCCTCCAGCGATCCTGTTGTCTCCAAGCCTTAGCCGAACAAGAGAGCTGCAGTTACCAATACTTGGTGGTATCAAACCCGAAATGTCATTGGAAATCAAGAGAACCTTAGTGAGGTTTTTCAGCTGAAACAAGCCAGCAGGTATGCTACCAGTGAGTGAATTGTGGGACAAATCTAGTGCTTGGAGATTACTACAACTAGCCAAACTTGCAGGAATGCTTCCTTCAAGCTGGTTTGCCCAAGCAAAGAACACAGTCATCTTTGACAACATCCCAATCTCTGATGGAATCAAACCGGAGATCTGATTAGTATCAAGCTGCAACTGCATCAAGTTTGTAAGATTGGAAAGATTCGAAGGAATCGAACCGGTGACATTGTTGTCACTAATCATAAACTCCTCAAGCTTTGAAAGCCCTCCTAAAGATAATGGTATGGTACCAGATAGAGAATTTAGAGAAAGATCAATCATCCTCAAGCTACTACAATTCCCAATCTCTTCTGGGATTACCCCAACAAGACTATTCTGCCACAACATTAATTGATCCAGCTTCTGCAGCTTACCAAGCTCTGGC
This window encodes:
- the LOC109946704 gene encoding glycine-rich protein 5 — protein: MEMWRVVLVLALSSALLHASSARKVPGDDHVSHNEQTVVVHASAPTAESPTGLGDMKNFIYGGVGGFAGMGGWAGVGGVMPILGGIGGGIGKAGGIGGVGGVGGIGGVGGGAGGLGGLGGLGGGAGHGGLGGLGGGTGGVGGIGGLGGAGGAGGLGGVGGAAGGGVGGGAGGILPCP
- the LOC18790485 gene encoding uncharacterized protein LOC18790485, whose protein sequence is MSSLKLMAKLSAALPTKTITDRGALTSLSTRVFVTAATRPLQEDDEADACEKTKEAADAVKDGAKEVRHTCEFMRDTVEKTTKTITKMAKDTTEKISETADNITDKTKGTVSGAWGVAKNTTEIIKDKVVGK
- the LOC18790516 gene encoding receptor-like protein kinase 2; this encodes MSTMLPSSRQSFSFFYNSYSSSSSSFSVFLCLTLFFIYTPPFVFATNNEASLLFSWLHSSTSPPPSFFSNWNILDSNPCNWSSITCSPKGLVTEITIQSVPLELPFPSNLSSFVSLQKVVISGANLTGTIPTDIGYYTELQVIDLSSNSLVGSIPASIGKLQNLQDLILNSNQLTGKIPVELSTCVGLKNLVLFDNRLTGSIPSELGKLTSLEVLRAGGNKYISGRIPEELGGCSNLTVLGLADTQVSGSLPASFGRLSKLQTLSIYTTMISGEIPPEIGNCSELVNLFLYENSLSGSIPPELGKLQKLDQLMLWQNSLVGVIPEEIGNCSSLRMIDLSLNSLSGTIPLSLGGLSKLEEFMISDNNVTGSIPSNLSNLTNLMQLQLDTNQISGLIPSEIGMLSKMTVFFAWANQLEGSIPASLASCSNLQALDLSHNSLTGSIPAGLFQLKNLTKVLLISNDISGLIPPSIGNCSSLVRLRLGDNRIAGGIPIAIGDLRSLNFLDLSGNRLSGSVPDEIGSCTELQMIDISNNTLDGPLPNTLSSLSGLQVLDVSVNQFSGQIPASLARLASLNKLILSRNSFSGSIPSSLGLCSSLQLLDLSSNKLTGTIPVELGRIEALEIALNLSCNGLSGPIPPQISALNKLSILDLSHNQLDGDLSPLAGLENLVSLNVSYNKLTGYLPDNKLFRQLSPMDLAGNEGLCSSNRDSCFLSDVGSTGLTRNQNDIRRSRRLKLAIALLITLTVAMVVMGIIAVIRARRDIRDDDDSELGNSWAWQFTPFQKLNFSVEQVLRCLVDANVIGKGCSGVVYRADMDNGEVIAVKKLWPTTVAADNGCCNDEKCGVRDSFSAEVKTLGSIRHKNIVRFLGCCWNKHTRLLMYDYMPNGSLGSILHERTGHAFEWEVRYQILLGAAQGIAYLHHDCVPPIVHRDIKANNILIGLEFEPYIADFGLAKLVDDGDFARSSNTVAGSYGYIAPEYGYMMKITEKSDVYSYGVVVLEVLTGKQPIDPTIPDGLHVVDWVRQKRGSIEVLDPSLLSRPESEIEEMMQALGIALLCVNSTPDERPTMKDVAAMLKEIKHEREEYAKVDVLLKGSPANDARENKNSTGVLASSSAAAMKSLFGKSNNTSFSASTLLYSSSSSAKMGFK